A stretch of Methanosphaerula palustris E1-9c DNA encodes these proteins:
- a CDS encoding GDSL-type esterase/lipase family protein, with protein sequence MVSSLRVLSLLSLTALLVLFLSSIPGPAEATVKIVPLGDSITKGSTQTADEAQYPTYRYWLWHSLQDNGYDVDFVGSWDQPRFQDFSFDQDNEGHGGYTTDGILNGASDDPWQGHLSGWLGSYSPDIALVELGTNDVLHQVPADQSIRNLEAIIDTLRDRNPHVKILVGTVIPTSIYRENLIALNQRIPEVAADKSTTASPVKIVDLYSGYDGLADNQLPLGVHPNLQGEKKIAAKWYNALVPLLDSSTPTPTPTSTPTSTPKPTPTQDSHLITGPVKITVPGTYTLANDITGSSSQVGIEIASSNVVLEGNEHTISGTGQDGSCGVFVSSSDTPISGVVIRNLKVSNWGYGIYYYQGVTGGTVTGCEVTGNSFAGVVLYSGGDRTTIRGNTITRNIRGVYLANVDGAGVVDNMLKNQNNAVFAGTVTSTVWALPVQAGTNIAGGPSLGGNYWGSTAGTGFSDTASDADHDGFSDQQYTVWGGNVDPLPLVTYVPPTPTPSPTPTPTFTPGPFTSLTVPGTLQAEQYDNGGEGTAYHDTTPGNQGGEYRQDDVDIESGASGYDLCFIRTGEWVNYTMQVATAGDYTAAFRAASWGDDHTITLSIDGTVAGTVVLADTGSSEVYADTAIPVSLPSGTHTLTLEFTGDGENLDYVVFTAVPVSTPTLTPTPTGNQTGTLQPIPPSTLVPTDPNNDGQYEDLNGDGLVDFSDVVIFFNQMDWIAENEPVAAFDFNQNGQIDFNDVVILFERL encoded by the coding sequence ATGGTATCGTCTCTCCGTGTCCTCTCTCTGCTCAGTTTGACGGCTCTTCTGGTGCTCTTCCTCTCGTCCATACCCGGGCCGGCCGAGGCTACGGTCAAGATCGTGCCCCTTGGAGACTCAATCACCAAGGGGTCCACCCAGACCGCTGATGAGGCTCAGTACCCGACCTATCGGTACTGGCTCTGGCATTCGCTGCAGGACAACGGGTATGACGTGGACTTTGTCGGGAGCTGGGACCAGCCCCGGTTCCAGGACTTCTCGTTCGACCAGGACAATGAAGGGCATGGGGGGTACACCACCGACGGGATCCTGAACGGCGCCTCCGACGACCCCTGGCAGGGACACCTCTCCGGGTGGCTCGGGTCCTACTCTCCTGATATCGCGCTGGTGGAACTCGGGACCAACGACGTCCTTCACCAGGTACCAGCCGATCAGAGCATTCGAAACCTGGAGGCGATCATCGACACCCTCCGGGACCGGAACCCGCACGTGAAGATCCTGGTCGGGACGGTGATCCCCACGTCGATCTACCGTGAGAACCTGATCGCCCTGAACCAGAGGATCCCGGAGGTGGCGGCCGACAAGAGCACCACCGCTTCCCCGGTCAAGATCGTTGATCTCTACTCGGGGTACGACGGCCTGGCCGACAACCAGCTGCCGCTCGGTGTCCATCCGAACCTGCAGGGGGAGAAGAAGATTGCAGCGAAATGGTATAATGCGCTGGTTCCGCTGCTCGATTCGTCGACACCCACGCCGACACCAACGTCGACTCCAACATCGACCCCGAAACCCACACCGACCCAGGACTCGCACCTGATCACGGGACCGGTGAAGATCACGGTACCGGGGACGTACACCCTGGCGAACGACATCACCGGCTCTTCGAGCCAGGTCGGGATCGAGATTGCGAGTTCTAACGTGGTGCTCGAAGGGAACGAGCACACGATCAGTGGAACCGGTCAGGACGGGTCCTGTGGGGTCTTTGTCTCCTCCAGTGACACCCCGATCAGCGGGGTGGTGATCCGGAACCTGAAGGTCTCGAACTGGGGCTATGGGATCTATTACTACCAGGGTGTCACGGGCGGGACGGTGACCGGGTGTGAGGTCACGGGGAACTCGTTTGCCGGGGTGGTCCTGTACTCGGGTGGTGATAGGACCACGATCCGGGGGAACACGATCACCCGGAACATCCGCGGGGTCTACCTGGCGAATGTCGATGGGGCCGGCGTGGTCGATAATATGCTTAAAAATCAGAATAATGCCGTCTTTGCGGGCACTGTCACCAGCACCGTCTGGGCGCTTCCGGTACAGGCCGGGACCAACATCGCCGGCGGACCCTCGCTCGGCGGTAATTACTGGGGGTCGACCGCCGGGACCGGGTTCTCTGATACCGCATCGGACGCCGACCACGATGGTTTCTCTGACCAGCAGTACACCGTCTGGGGCGGCAACGTCGACCCGCTGCCGCTGGTCACGTACGTGCCCCCCACGCCAACGCCGTCCCCGACGCCGACCCCAACCTTCACACCCGGGCCGTTCACCAGCCTGACCGTTCCGGGCACCCTGCAGGCGGAGCAGTACGACAACGGCGGCGAGGGTACGGCCTACCATGACACCACCCCGGGCAATCAGGGCGGGGAGTACCGGCAGGACGACGTGGACATCGAGTCCGGTGCCAGCGGGTATGACCTCTGCTTTATCCGGACCGGGGAGTGGGTGAACTATACGATGCAGGTTGCCACTGCCGGCGACTACACGGCCGCCTTCCGGGCGGCGAGTTGGGGCGATGACCACACGATCACCCTCTCGATCGACGGCACCGTGGCCGGCACGGTCGTGCTCGCCGACACTGGTTCGTCTGAGGTGTATGCCGACACCGCCATCCCGGTCTCCCTACCGTCCGGCACCCACACACTGACACTTGAGTTCACCGGCGACGGTGAGAACCTGGATTATGTCGTCTTCACCGCGGTGCCGGTCTCAACACCAACGTTGACCCCCACACCGACCGGGAATCAGACCGGTACGCTGCAGCCGATCCCTCCGTCGACGCTGGTACCGACCGATCCCAATAACGACGGACAGTACGAGGACCTGAACGGGGATGGACTGGTCGACTTCTCTGATGTGGTGATCTTCTTCAACCAGATGGACTGGATCGCTGAGAACGAGCCGGTGGCGGCCTTTGACTTCAACCAGAACGGACAGATCGACTTCAATGATGTGGTCATTCTCTTTGAGAGGCTCTGA
- a CDS encoding FAD-dependent oxidoreductase: MGTVRVYFTDNCPYCKMVKAFLDKKHVAYQAINVGQDREAAAEMVKISGQYGVPVLTVDDKVVIGFDTPRLEELFGAEKRADAVDVLIIGAGPAGLTAGVYCARKLLSTVLITENIGGQAMESWAIENYMGYRMISGNDLMQKFEEQVRQQSLRLDLDRVETLVSEGDHFLATTATGGTIQAKAVIVASGMHPRPLGVEGEDRYLGRGLSVCTTCDGPLFKDKKIAIVGGGNAAVQTAIEMSRIASSVSLIVRADLKADPTYIKKLETISNITVHLYHQITQLHGDLFLDQITITDSKTGKETTILLDGVFAEIGWLPNTGFLSDLLTLTGDGKIVVDENCHTNRAGVFAAGDVTSIKGNQIIIAAGEGAKAALEAYRYLTRL; encoded by the coding sequence ATGGGAACCGTCAGGGTCTATTTCACCGACAACTGTCCGTACTGCAAGATGGTCAAGGCTTTCCTCGATAAGAAGCATGTCGCGTATCAGGCCATCAATGTAGGGCAGGACAGGGAAGCTGCCGCAGAGATGGTGAAGATCTCAGGGCAATACGGGGTACCCGTGCTGACCGTCGACGATAAGGTTGTGATCGGGTTTGACACCCCGCGGTTGGAGGAACTCTTCGGCGCCGAGAAGAGGGCTGACGCCGTCGATGTGTTGATCATCGGTGCCGGCCCGGCCGGGCTGACCGCCGGTGTCTACTGCGCACGAAAGTTGCTCTCGACGGTGCTGATCACCGAGAACATCGGCGGTCAGGCGATGGAGAGCTGGGCGATCGAGAACTACATGGGCTACCGGATGATATCAGGCAACGACCTGATGCAGAAGTTCGAGGAGCAGGTGCGGCAGCAGTCACTCCGTCTTGACCTGGACAGGGTCGAGACGCTCGTTTCAGAAGGAGATCACTTCCTGGCCACGACCGCGACCGGCGGGACCATTCAGGCGAAGGCTGTGATCGTCGCCTCAGGTATGCATCCACGTCCGCTCGGGGTCGAGGGGGAGGACCGGTACCTCGGGCGCGGGCTCTCGGTCTGCACCACCTGTGACGGCCCGCTCTTCAAGGACAAGAAGATCGCTATCGTCGGCGGCGGCAATGCGGCGGTCCAGACCGCCATCGAGATGAGCAGGATCGCATCGTCGGTCAGTCTGATCGTCCGAGCCGATTTGAAGGCTGACCCGACCTATATCAAGAAACTCGAGACTATCTCGAACATCACGGTCCATCTGTATCACCAGATCACGCAGTTACACGGTGATCTCTTCCTCGATCAGATCACGATCACTGACAGTAAAACCGGGAAGGAGACCACCATCCTGCTGGACGGGGTCTTTGCCGAGATCGGCTGGCTCCCGAATACCGGGTTCCTCAGCGATCTGCTGACCCTGACCGGTGACGGAAAGATCGTCGTCGATGAGAACTGTCACACCAACCGTGCAGGGGTCTTTGCCGCAGGAGATGTGACCAGTATCAAGGGAAATCAGATCATCATCGCGGCCGGAGAAGGGGCGAAAGCAGCGCTCGAGGCCTACCGATACCTGACCCGACTCTGA